The following coding sequences lie in one Thalassoglobus polymorphus genomic window:
- a CDS encoding motility associated factor glycosyltransferase family protein yields MFFRLRTDGTQVPINIQNMYAGPTSSSCWIIGGGPSLNSLPIDAIQNSPSPKFAINLAGSQLLRPTFWTSYDPTARFHRSIYMDPSVIKFVHRCRSMNLVPESTFKVCESPSTVFFDRNRDTGFSGFPDASLPRITDWQDSMIQAIHIAYRLGFRKLYLAGCEMVITPSESFQQRARECGIEYRENELLGEFLKRCEKDGISKQEIQQLALGPQYHFDESKSFDSAVQTDFHYFRVAQYLRLSRQSISLAGLELISVTPKSRLNDFFTYQTVENAAKSILESVGCPANEETRGLYSEQNHRTPLGLGPMRDFRPHFWKSDVTNLPARTPAQSARKPNSLLLPEIPVNLRENP; encoded by the coding sequence ATGTTCTTTCGCTTGCGGACAGATGGAACTCAGGTTCCGATCAACATTCAAAATATGTATGCAGGGCCAACATCAAGCTCCTGCTGGATTATCGGCGGTGGTCCTTCTTTAAATTCGCTGCCGATTGATGCGATTCAGAATTCTCCGTCACCCAAATTTGCTATCAACCTGGCGGGCAGCCAACTGCTACGGCCCACATTCTGGACAAGCTACGATCCAACGGCCCGTTTTCACCGATCCATTTATATGGACCCTTCGGTGATCAAGTTCGTACATCGTTGCCGATCCATGAATCTTGTCCCTGAGTCAACGTTCAAAGTTTGTGAGTCTCCCTCTACAGTTTTTTTTGACAGAAATCGGGACACTGGATTCTCCGGGTTTCCTGATGCAAGCTTGCCACGCATCACCGACTGGCAAGATTCGATGATTCAGGCAATTCACATCGCTTATCGACTCGGATTCCGAAAATTGTATCTCGCTGGATGTGAAATGGTGATCACCCCTTCGGAGTCATTTCAGCAGCGAGCCAGGGAGTGTGGAATTGAATACAGGGAAAATGAACTGCTTGGCGAATTTTTGAAACGCTGCGAAAAAGATGGGATCAGCAAGCAGGAGATCCAGCAACTCGCGTTGGGACCGCAGTATCACTTTGATGAATCAAAATCCTTCGACTCAGCAGTTCAAACAGATTTTCACTATTTTCGTGTCGCACAGTATTTGAGACTCTCTCGACAATCAATTTCATTGGCTGGTTTGGAATTGATCAGTGTAACGCCGAAAAGTCGGCTGAATGATTTCTTCACTTATCAGACTGTTGAAAACGCAGCGAAGTCGATTCTTGAGAGCGTTGGCTGTCCTGCGAACGAAGAGACTCGTGGGCTTTATTCGGAACAGAATCATCGTACTCCGTTGGGGCTCGGTCCAATGCGTGATTTCCGCCCGCACTTCTGGAAATCAGATGTCACCAACCTGCCAGCCCGAACTCCGGCTCAATCCGCCAGAAAGCCGAATTCGCTTCTGCTTCCGGAGATTCCAGTGAATCTTCGTGAAAATCCATAA